Proteins encoded in a region of the Zea mays cultivar B73 chromosome 4, Zm-B73-REFERENCE-NAM-5.0, whole genome shotgun sequence genome:
- the LOC100191979 gene encoding uncharacterized protein LOC100191979, translating into MDCNSDDLDKQNEVTGSRVFIPQDAQGVILAFLPGRDVVKLRSVCKFWLECVEEHSFMDRHLNNACRYHQSIACFTSLDHGLVHMYTFDPATMNFRSVELVFSSRFNMSAPCNGLVCAYDIKGDAEVLNPTTRKHLRLPDSALKSRSLYSEYFVGFVHSTKQYKVVSIRHHVRFLTFEICTIGTPSWRTIHESAELLVATKAVIVKDGMYWLLLDEASSYSSREILTLNLTDERFSKIAIPDAVKSHKLELFEGEGKLRLLSTHSDGSSNIVSDIWVADLAGEDWIHLQTIIPLTHLGISPFFQLKTKVFFGNQKRLLCVDLQDGTVSYINMPSGETLISCGMFVESFAPAATGLVSSTASYGDRSRLAEPSMADPGPSFRGAGSSSASRGRSSGLTGWSSADLEQSFKRTKRTTNMQWKISKHRAI; encoded by the coding sequence ATGGACTGTAATAGTGATGATCTTGATAAGCAGAATGAAGTGACGGGATCTCGAGTATTCATTCCTCAAGATGCCCAAGGGGTTATCCTTGCTTTTCTTCCTGGCAGGGATGTTGTCAAGCTCCGCAGTGTGTGCAAGTTCTGGCTAGAGTGCGTTGAAGAACATAGTTTTATGGACCGTCACCTGAATAATGCTTGCCGCTACCACCAGTCCATTGCTTGTTTCACCTCGCTTGATCATGGCCTAGTCCACATGTACACATTCGATCCTGCCACAATGAATTTCAGAAGTGTGGAGCTCGTGTTCTCAAGTAGGTTTAACATGTCAGCCCCCTGCAACGGCTTGGTGTGTGCCTATGATATAAAAGGCGATGCTGAGGTCTTGAATCCCACAACAAGGAAGCATTTGAGGCTCCCAGATTCAGCACTCAAGTCACGGTCTCTTTACTCTGAATATTTTGTTGGATTCGTGCACTCCACAAAACAGTACAAGGTGGTCTCTATCCGTCACCATGTGCGGTTCTTGACATTTGAAATCTGCACTATTGGCACACCGTCGTGGAGGACAATACATGAATCTGCAGAGCTCCTAGTGGCAACGAAGGCAGTCATTGTTAAAGATGGCATGTATTGGCTACTTCTCGATGAGGCTTCCTCCTATTCGTCTCGAGAAATCCTGACGCTCAACCTGACAGACGAGAGGTTCTCAAAAATTGCCATCCCAGATGCTGTAAAAAGCCACAAGTTGGAACTATTCGAGGGGGAAGGAAAGCTCCGTTTGTTGTCGACACATTCCGATGGATCTAGCAATATAGTGTCAGATATTTGGGTAGCGGACTTGGCTGGTGAAGACTGGATCCACTTGCAGACTATCATCCCCCTGACGCATCTGGGCATAAGCCCGTTTTTCCAGCTCAAGACGAAGGTCTTCTTCGGCAACCAGAAGAGACTCCTCTGCGTAGATCTTCAGGACGGTACGGTTTCATACATCAACATGCCTTCCGGTGAGACTTTGATATCCTGTGGCATGTTTGTGGAGAGCTTTGCGCCTGCCGCGACAGGCCTGGTGAGCTCGACTGCGTCATATGGTGACCGCTCTCGTCTGGCTGAACCGTCCATGGCGGACCCTGGGCCATCTTTCCGTGGCGCAGGGTCATCCTCGGCAAGCCGCGGACGGTCTTCTGGTCTCACCGGATGGTCCTCAGCTGACCTTGAGCAGTCCTTCAAGAGAACGAAGAGGACGACAAACATGCAGTGGAAGATATCGAAACATAGAGCAATCTAG